In Serinus canaria isolate serCan28SL12 chromosome 5, serCan2020, whole genome shotgun sequence, the following proteins share a genomic window:
- the AKAP5 gene encoding A-kinase anchor protein 5 isoform X37 → MVKAAKEIEMENPREAETPSTGATCSPPEEQAKKPSMLCFKKRKKSCKKGLTVKDACEGASEEKSQCVSTDQEEAKASNASRSSKGTWAAIKNLARPQRRQKSSSRKKVPSDSQVQLEVDAEESCAQDLPKKRASSGVKMPCVRFSRGKKKSSPSEAVEESEGSVQANEVMGVVNKASEEPEDLAPTDKSESLSPVSAQQEQDKVKQEQHRMKEDQDTMKKDQATVKEDNHIAKESDTSAGKSEPLTEPTRDAEENSECTVQLEITSSETFDETAQDKLQEGSLLPTTNDVEGREVAPEAPASKDQPDNAPEITECQEIPGICKEMPERGELEKSINLSKECKAEETVTDFSELASGGDAASVQEAASVQDAVSVKDAVSVQEAANVQGATSVQEAESVQGATSVQEAESVQDAESVKDAANVQDAASMKDTVSVQDAMSVQDAASMKDAVSVQDAASMKDAVSVQEAARVQDATNVQDAETAQETANVQGAGSVKDVTSMKDAVSVPDATSVQDAVSVQETVSAQDVASMKDTASVKDAVSVKDPASLQDVTSVQDTVSVQETVSAQDVASVEDAAGVQEAVSVEDAAGVQETVSVEDVAGVQEAVSVEDAAGVQESVSVEDVAGVQEAVSVEDAAGVQDSVSVEDAAGVQESVSVEDAAGVQEAASVQEYSSHQILEANTGAGVSIVITITEAEDSDNTDSDQAYEPSPVLHQKKQKGNKKSNRNADVGQKEGPEAGGGPQAEEKGLGDQGHRTGEQYELLLIETASSLVKAAIQSSIEQLVSEMALEQNKHNSFL, encoded by the exons ATGGTGAAGGCAGCCAAGGAAATTGAAATGGAGAACCCAAGAGAGGCAGAGACTCCCAGCACAGGGGCCACATGCTCCCCACCAGAGGAACAAGCAAAAAAGCCCTCCATGCTGTGCTTTAAGAAGCGGAAGAAGTCCTGTAAGAAGGGGCTGACTGTGAAGGATGCGTGCGAAGGAGcctcagaggagaaaagccAATGTGTCAGCACTGACCAAGAGGAGGCCAAAGCTTCCAATGCATCACGATCCTCCAAAGGAACCTGGGCAGCCATCAAAAACCTTGCCAGGCCTCAGAGAAGGCAGAAGTCCTCCTCACGGAAGAAGGTGCCCTCTGATTCCCaagtgcagctggaggtggaTGCTGAGGAGAGCTGTGCACAAGACCTCCCAAAGAAACGGGCGAGCTCTGGGGTGAAGATGCCCTGTGTGAGGTTCTCCAGAGGTAAGAAAAAATCCAGCCCCTCAGAAGCAGTGGAGGAGTCAGAAGGCAGTGTTCAAGCAAATGAAGTGATGGGTGTTGTGAATAAGGCTAGTGAAGAGCCAGAGGATTTGGCCCCGACAGACAAATCTGAATCCCTCAGCCCAGTctctgcacagcaggagcaggataaggtgaagcaggagcagcataGAATGAAGGAGGACCAGGATACAATGAAGAAGGACCAGGCTACAGTGAAAGAGGACAACCATATAGCAAAGGAAAGCGACACCTCTGCTGGGAAGAGTGAGCCCTTGACAGAGCCCACACGtgatgcagaagaaaattcGGAGTGCACTGTTCAGTTGGAGATAACCAGTTCAGAGACATTTGATGAAACAGCCCAGGACAAACTGCAGGAAGGGAGTCTGCTCCCAACCACCAACGATGTGGAGGGCAGGGAAGTTGCTCCCGAAGCGCCTGCTTCAAAAGATCAACCTGACAATGCCCCTGAAATCACAGAGTGCCAGGAAATCCCCGGTATCTGCAAAGAGATGCCTGAAAGGGGTGAATTGGAAAAGAGCATAAATCTTTCTAAGGAGTGCAAAGCCGAGGAGACTGTAACTGATTTCAGTGAGTTGGCATCTGGAGGGGATGCAGCGAgtgtgcaggaggcagcaagTGTGCAGGATGCAGTGAGCGTGAAGGATGCAGTGAGTGTGCAAGAGGCAGCAAATGTGCAGGGTGCCACAAgtgtgcaggaggcagagagTGTGCAGGGTGCCACAAgtgtgcaggaggcagagagTGTGCAGGATGCAGAGAGCGTGAAGGATGCAGCAAATGTACAGGATGCAGCAAGCATGAAGGATACAGTAAGTGTGCAGGATGCCATGAGTGTGCAGGATGCAGCAAGCATGAAGGATGCCGTGAGTGTGCAGGATGCAGCAAGCATGAAGGATGCAGTGAgtgtgcaggaggcagcaaggGTGCAGGATGCCACAAATGTGCAGGATGCAGAGACTGCACAGGAGACAGCGAATGTGCAGGGTGCAGGAAGTGTGAAGGATGTAACAAGCATGAAGGATGCAGTGAGTGTGCCAGATGCCACAAGTGTGCAGGATGCAGTGAGTGTGCAGGAGACAGTGAGTGCCCAGGATGTAGCAAGCATGAAGGATACAGCAAGTGTGAAGGATGCAGTGAGTGTGAAAGATCCAGCAAGCCTGCAGGATGTCACAAGTGTGCAGGACACAGTGAGTGTGCAGGAGACAGTGAGTGCCCAGGATGTAGCAAGTGTGGAGGATGCAGCAG GTGTGCAGGAGGCAGTGAGTGTGGAGGATGCAGCAG GTGTGCAGGAGACAGTGAGTGTGGAGGATGTAGCAG GTGTGCAGGAGGCAGTGAGTGTGGAGGATGCAGCAGGTGTGCAAGAGTCAGTGAGTGTGGAGGATGTAGCAGGTGTGCAGGAGGCAGTGAGTGTGGAGGATGCAGCAGGTGTGCAAGACTCAGTCAGTGTGGAGGATGCAGCAGGTGTGCAAGAGTCAGTCAGTGTGGAGGATGCAGCAGgtgtgcaggaggcagcaagTGTGCAGGAATACTCCAGCCATCAAATACTAGAAGCAAATACAGGTGCTGGTGTCAGCATCGTCATCACCATCACTGAAGCTGAGGACTCTGACAACACCGACTCTGACCAGGCCTACGAGCCGTCCCCAGTTTTgcaccaaaaaaagcaaaaagggaataaaaaatcaaacaggAACGCTGATGTTGGTCAAAAAGAGGGCCCCGAGGCTGGTGGTGGTCcccaggcagaggagaaaggtCTGGGTGACCAGGGGCACAGAACTGGGGAGCAGTACGAGTTGCTCCTCATAGAAACCGCCTCCTCCCTCGTGAAGGCGGCCATTCAGTCATCCATAGAGCAGCTGGTCAGCGAAATGGCGCTGGAACAGAATAAGCACAACAGCTTTCTGTGA
- the AKAP5 gene encoding A-kinase anchor protein 5 isoform X12 encodes MVKAAKEIEMENPREAETPSTGATCSPPEEQAKKPSMLCFKKRKKSCKKGLTVKDACEGASEEKSQCVSTDQEEAKASNASRSSKGTWAAIKNLARPQRRQKSSSRKKVPSDSQVQLEVDAEESCAQDLPKKRASSGVKMPCVRFSRGKKKSSPSEAVEESEGSVQANEVMGVVNKASEEPEDLAPTDKSESLSPVSAQQEQDKVKQEQHRMKEDQDTMKKDQATVKEDNHIAKESDTSAGKSEPLTEPTRDAEENSECTVQLEITSSETFDETAQDKLQEGSLLPTTNDVEGREVAPEAPASKDQPDNAPEITECQEIPGICKEMPERGELEKSINLSKECKAEETVTDFSELASGGDAASVQEAASVQDAVSVKDAVSVQEAANVQGATSVQEAESVQGATSVQEAESVQDAESVKDAANVQDAASMKDTVSVQDAMSVQDAASMKDAVSVQDAASMKDAVSVQEAARVQDATNVQDAETAQETANVQGAGSVKDVTSMKDAVSVPDATSVQDAVSVQETVSAQDVASMKDTASVKDAVSVKDPASLQDVTSVQDTVSVQETVSAQDVASVEDAAGVQEAASVEDAAGVQEAVSVEDAAGVQEAASVEDAAGVQEAVSVEDVAGVQETVSVEDVAGVQEAVSVEDAAGVQEAVSVEDVAGVQEAVSVEDAAGVQEAVSVEDAAGVQEAVSVEDAAGVQESVSVEDAAGVQEAASVQEYSSHQILEANTGAGVSIVITITEAEDSDNTDSDQAYEPSPVLHQKKQKGNKKSNRNADVGQKEGPEAGGGPQAEEKGLGDQGHRTGEQYELLLIETASSLVKAAIQSSIEQLVSEMALEQNKHNSFL; translated from the exons ATGGTGAAGGCAGCCAAGGAAATTGAAATGGAGAACCCAAGAGAGGCAGAGACTCCCAGCACAGGGGCCACATGCTCCCCACCAGAGGAACAAGCAAAAAAGCCCTCCATGCTGTGCTTTAAGAAGCGGAAGAAGTCCTGTAAGAAGGGGCTGACTGTGAAGGATGCGTGCGAAGGAGcctcagaggagaaaagccAATGTGTCAGCACTGACCAAGAGGAGGCCAAAGCTTCCAATGCATCACGATCCTCCAAAGGAACCTGGGCAGCCATCAAAAACCTTGCCAGGCCTCAGAGAAGGCAGAAGTCCTCCTCACGGAAGAAGGTGCCCTCTGATTCCCaagtgcagctggaggtggaTGCTGAGGAGAGCTGTGCACAAGACCTCCCAAAGAAACGGGCGAGCTCTGGGGTGAAGATGCCCTGTGTGAGGTTCTCCAGAGGTAAGAAAAAATCCAGCCCCTCAGAAGCAGTGGAGGAGTCAGAAGGCAGTGTTCAAGCAAATGAAGTGATGGGTGTTGTGAATAAGGCTAGTGAAGAGCCAGAGGATTTGGCCCCGACAGACAAATCTGAATCCCTCAGCCCAGTctctgcacagcaggagcaggataaggtgaagcaggagcagcataGAATGAAGGAGGACCAGGATACAATGAAGAAGGACCAGGCTACAGTGAAAGAGGACAACCATATAGCAAAGGAAAGCGACACCTCTGCTGGGAAGAGTGAGCCCTTGACAGAGCCCACACGtgatgcagaagaaaattcGGAGTGCACTGTTCAGTTGGAGATAACCAGTTCAGAGACATTTGATGAAACAGCCCAGGACAAACTGCAGGAAGGGAGTCTGCTCCCAACCACCAACGATGTGGAGGGCAGGGAAGTTGCTCCCGAAGCGCCTGCTTCAAAAGATCAACCTGACAATGCCCCTGAAATCACAGAGTGCCAGGAAATCCCCGGTATCTGCAAAGAGATGCCTGAAAGGGGTGAATTGGAAAAGAGCATAAATCTTTCTAAGGAGTGCAAAGCCGAGGAGACTGTAACTGATTTCAGTGAGTTGGCATCTGGAGGGGATGCAGCGAgtgtgcaggaggcagcaagTGTGCAGGATGCAGTGAGCGTGAAGGATGCAGTGAGTGTGCAAGAGGCAGCAAATGTGCAGGGTGCCACAAgtgtgcaggaggcagagagTGTGCAGGGTGCCACAAgtgtgcaggaggcagagagTGTGCAGGATGCAGAGAGCGTGAAGGATGCAGCAAATGTACAGGATGCAGCAAGCATGAAGGATACAGTAAGTGTGCAGGATGCCATGAGTGTGCAGGATGCAGCAAGCATGAAGGATGCCGTGAGTGTGCAGGATGCAGCAAGCATGAAGGATGCAGTGAgtgtgcaggaggcagcaaggGTGCAGGATGCCACAAATGTGCAGGATGCAGAGACTGCACAGGAGACAGCGAATGTGCAGGGTGCAGGAAGTGTGAAGGATGTAACAAGCATGAAGGATGCAGTGAGTGTGCCAGATGCCACAAGTGTGCAGGATGCAGTGAGTGTGCAGGAGACAGTGAGTGCCCAGGATGTAGCAAGCATGAAGGATACAGCAAGTGTGAAGGATGCAGTGAGTGTGAAAGATCCAGCAAGCCTGCAGGATGTCACAAGTGTGCAGGACACAGTGAGTGTGCAGGAGACAGTGAGTGCCCAGGATGTAGCAAGTGTGGAGGATGCAGCAGGTGTGCAAGAGGCAGCGAGTGTGGAGGATGCAGCAGGTGTGCAGGAGGCAGTGAGTGTGGAGGATGCAGCAGGTGTGCAAGAGGCAGCGAGTGTGGAGGATGCAGCAGGTGTGCAGGAGGCAGTGAGTGTGGAGGATGTAGCAGGTGTGCAGGAGACAGTGAGTGTGGAGGATGTAGCAGGTGTGCAGGAGGCAGTGAGTGTGGAGGATGCAGCAGGTGTGCAGGAGGCAGTGAGTGTGGAGGATGTAGCAG GTGTGCAGGAGGCAGTGAGTGTGGAGGATGCAGCAGGTGTACAAGAGGCAGTGAGTGTGGAGGATGCAGCAG GTGTGCAGGAGGCAGTGAGTGTGGAGGATGCAGCAG GTGTGCAAGAGTCAGTCAGTGTGGAGGATGCAGCAGgtgtgcaggaggcagcaagTGTGCAGGAATACTCCAGCCATCAAATACTAGAAGCAAATACAGGTGCTGGTGTCAGCATCGTCATCACCATCACTGAAGCTGAGGACTCTGACAACACCGACTCTGACCAGGCCTACGAGCCGTCCCCAGTTTTgcaccaaaaaaagcaaaaagggaataaaaaatcaaacaggAACGCTGATGTTGGTCAAAAAGAGGGCCCCGAGGCTGGTGGTGGTCcccaggcagaggagaaaggtCTGGGTGACCAGGGGCACAGAACTGGGGAGCAGTACGAGTTGCTCCTCATAGAAACCGCCTCCTCCCTCGTGAAGGCGGCCATTCAGTCATCCATAGAGCAGCTGGTCAGCGAAATGGCGCTGGAACAGAATAAGCACAACAGCTTTCTGTGA
- the AKAP5 gene encoding A-kinase anchor protein 5 isoform X1, translating to MVKAAKEIEMENPREAETPSTGATCSPPEEQAKKPSMLCFKKRKKSCKKGLTVKDACEGASEEKSQCVSTDQEEAKASNASRSSKGTWAAIKNLARPQRRQKSSSRKKVPSDSQVQLEVDAEESCAQDLPKKRASSGVKMPCVRFSRGKKKSSPSEAVEESEGSVQANEVMGVVNKASEEPEDLAPTDKSESLSPVSAQQEQDKVKQEQHRMKEDQDTMKKDQATVKEDNHIAKESDTSAGKSEPLTEPTRDAEENSECTVQLEITSSETFDETAQDKLQEGSLLPTTNDVEGREVAPEAPASKDQPDNAPEITECQEIPGICKEMPERGELEKSINLSKECKAEETVTDFSELASGGDAASVQEAASVQDAVSVKDAVSVQEAANVQGATSVQEAESVQGATSVQEAESVQDAESVKDAANVQDAASMKDTVSVQDAMSVQDAASMKDAVSVQDAASMKDAVSVQEAARVQDATNVQDAETAQETANVQGAGSVKDVTSMKDAVSVPDATSVQDAVSVQETVSAQDVASMKDTASVKDAVSVKDPASLQDVTSVQDTVSVQETVSAQDVASVEDAAGVQEAASVEDAAGVQEAVSVEDAAGVQEAASVEDAAGVQEAVSVEDVAGVQETVSVEDVAGVQEAVSVEDAAGVQEAVSVEDVAGVQEAVSVEDAAGVQEAVSVEDAAGVQEAVSVEDAAGVQEAVSVEDAAGVQETVSVEDVAGVQETVSVEDAAGVQEAVSVEDAAGVQESVSVEDVAGVQEAVSVEDAAGVQDSVSVEDAAGVQESVSVEDAAGVQEAASVQEYSSHQILEANTGAGVSIVITITEAEDSDNTDSDQAYEPSPVLHQKKQKGNKKSNRNADVGQKEGPEAGGGPQAEEKGLGDQGHRTGEQYELLLIETASSLVKAAIQSSIEQLVSEMALEQNKHNSFL from the coding sequence ATGGTGAAGGCAGCCAAGGAAATTGAAATGGAGAACCCAAGAGAGGCAGAGACTCCCAGCACAGGGGCCACATGCTCCCCACCAGAGGAACAAGCAAAAAAGCCCTCCATGCTGTGCTTTAAGAAGCGGAAGAAGTCCTGTAAGAAGGGGCTGACTGTGAAGGATGCGTGCGAAGGAGcctcagaggagaaaagccAATGTGTCAGCACTGACCAAGAGGAGGCCAAAGCTTCCAATGCATCACGATCCTCCAAAGGAACCTGGGCAGCCATCAAAAACCTTGCCAGGCCTCAGAGAAGGCAGAAGTCCTCCTCACGGAAGAAGGTGCCCTCTGATTCCCaagtgcagctggaggtggaTGCTGAGGAGAGCTGTGCACAAGACCTCCCAAAGAAACGGGCGAGCTCTGGGGTGAAGATGCCCTGTGTGAGGTTCTCCAGAGGTAAGAAAAAATCCAGCCCCTCAGAAGCAGTGGAGGAGTCAGAAGGCAGTGTTCAAGCAAATGAAGTGATGGGTGTTGTGAATAAGGCTAGTGAAGAGCCAGAGGATTTGGCCCCGACAGACAAATCTGAATCCCTCAGCCCAGTctctgcacagcaggagcaggataaggtgaagcaggagcagcataGAATGAAGGAGGACCAGGATACAATGAAGAAGGACCAGGCTACAGTGAAAGAGGACAACCATATAGCAAAGGAAAGCGACACCTCTGCTGGGAAGAGTGAGCCCTTGACAGAGCCCACACGtgatgcagaagaaaattcGGAGTGCACTGTTCAGTTGGAGATAACCAGTTCAGAGACATTTGATGAAACAGCCCAGGACAAACTGCAGGAAGGGAGTCTGCTCCCAACCACCAACGATGTGGAGGGCAGGGAAGTTGCTCCCGAAGCGCCTGCTTCAAAAGATCAACCTGACAATGCCCCTGAAATCACAGAGTGCCAGGAAATCCCCGGTATCTGCAAAGAGATGCCTGAAAGGGGTGAATTGGAAAAGAGCATAAATCTTTCTAAGGAGTGCAAAGCCGAGGAGACTGTAACTGATTTCAGTGAGTTGGCATCTGGAGGGGATGCAGCGAgtgtgcaggaggcagcaagTGTGCAGGATGCAGTGAGCGTGAAGGATGCAGTGAGTGTGCAAGAGGCAGCAAATGTGCAGGGTGCCACAAgtgtgcaggaggcagagagTGTGCAGGGTGCCACAAgtgtgcaggaggcagagagTGTGCAGGATGCAGAGAGCGTGAAGGATGCAGCAAATGTACAGGATGCAGCAAGCATGAAGGATACAGTAAGTGTGCAGGATGCCATGAGTGTGCAGGATGCAGCAAGCATGAAGGATGCCGTGAGTGTGCAGGATGCAGCAAGCATGAAGGATGCAGTGAgtgtgcaggaggcagcaaggGTGCAGGATGCCACAAATGTGCAGGATGCAGAGACTGCACAGGAGACAGCGAATGTGCAGGGTGCAGGAAGTGTGAAGGATGTAACAAGCATGAAGGATGCAGTGAGTGTGCCAGATGCCACAAGTGTGCAGGATGCAGTGAGTGTGCAGGAGACAGTGAGTGCCCAGGATGTAGCAAGCATGAAGGATACAGCAAGTGTGAAGGATGCAGTGAGTGTGAAAGATCCAGCAAGCCTGCAGGATGTCACAAGTGTGCAGGACACAGTGAGTGTGCAGGAGACAGTGAGTGCCCAGGATGTAGCAAGTGTGGAGGATGCAGCAGGTGTGCAAGAGGCAGCGAGTGTGGAGGATGCAGCAGGTGTGCAGGAGGCAGTGAGTGTGGAGGATGCAGCAGGTGTGCAAGAGGCAGCGAGTGTGGAGGATGCAGCAGGTGTGCAGGAGGCAGTGAGTGTGGAGGATGTAGCAGGTGTGCAGGAGACAGTGAGTGTGGAGGATGTAGCAGGTGTGCAGGAGGCAGTGAGTGTGGAGGATGCAGCAGGTGTGCAGGAGGCAGTGAGTGTGGAGGATGTAGCAGGTGTACAAGAGGCAGTGAGTGTGGAGGATGCAGCAGGTGTGCAGGAGGCAGTGAGTGTGGAGGATGCAGCAGGTGTACAAGAGGCAGTGAGTGTGGAGGATGCAGCAGGTGTACAAGAGGCAGTGAGTGTGGAGGATGCAGCAGGTGTGCAGGAGACAGTGAGTGTGGAGGATGTAGCAGGTGTGCAGGAGACAGTGAGTGTGGAGGATGCAGCAGGTGTGCAGGAGGCAGTGAGTGTGGAGGATGCAGCAGGTGTGCAAGAGTCAGTGAGTGTGGAGGATGTAGCAGGTGTGCAGGAGGCAGTGAGTGTGGAGGATGCAGCAGGTGTGCAAGACTCAGTCAGTGTGGAGGATGCAGCAGGTGTGCAAGAGTCAGTCAGTGTGGAGGATGCAGCAGgtgtgcaggaggcagcaagTGTGCAGGAATACTCCAGCCATCAAATACTAGAAGCAAATACAGGTGCTGGTGTCAGCATCGTCATCACCATCACTGAAGCTGAGGACTCTGACAACACCGACTCTGACCAGGCCTACGAGCCGTCCCCAGTTTTgcaccaaaaaaagcaaaaagggaataaaaaatcaaacaggAACGCTGATGTTGGTCAAAAAGAGGGCCCCGAGGCTGGTGGTGGTCcccaggcagaggagaaaggtCTGGGTGACCAGGGGCACAGAACTGGGGAGCAGTACGAGTTGCTCCTCATAGAAACCGCCTCCTCCCTCGTGAAGGCGGCCATTCAGTCATCCATAGAGCAGCTGGTCAGCGAAATGGCGCTGGAACAGAATAAGCACAACAGCTTTCTGTGA